Below is a genomic region from Catenuloplanes atrovinosus.
GCCCGGAGCGCATGCCCGAGCTCGGCCGCGACTGGCTGGCCGCGATGCGTGCCGCGCCGGCCCGCCCGCACCCGTACGGCCCGGCGGGCGCGCTCGGCCACCGGCTCACCGACCCGGCGGCCGCGGTCGTCGACCGGCTCCGCGACCGCGTCTCCGGCCGCCGGGACGTGCTCGCCACCGACCCGTCCGGCCTGCTCGACCCGCAGGCGCAGCGCCTGATGGACGCGTTCGCCGCGCTGCACCCGGCGCCGCTGGAGACGCTCACCGTGGGCCGGGCGCGCCGCCGCCCGGGGCTGGCCGCCGCGGTCCGCGCGCTGGTGCCGGACCACGTGCCGGAGCCGGTCGGCGACGTCCGGACCGTGCCGATGCACGGCGGCCCGCCGCTGCGCGTCTACCACCCGTCCGGTGGCCAGGCCGAGCGGTTGCCGGTGATCGTGTGGGCGCACGGCGGCGGCTGGGTGCTGCCCGAGACGGCCGAGACGGACACGATCTGCCGCGCGCTCACCAACCGTACCGGCGCGATCGTGGTCTGCCCCGAGTACCGGCTCGCGCCGGAGAATCCGTTCCCGGCCGCGTTCGAGGACGTCCGGGGTACGTACCACTGGCTGGAGCGGCACGCCCAGGTGCTGGGCGGGGACCCGGGGCGGATAGCCCTGGCCGGCGAGTCGACCGGCGCCACCATGGCCGCCGCCACCGCCTGGAACCTGCGCCTCACCCACGGCACGCTGCCCGTCGCGCTGCTGCTGGTGCACCCGCTGGCCACGATCGCGCCGCACGGCGACAGCATGATCTCCGAGGCGGACGCGAAGCCGCTGACCCGTACCGCGCTGTCCTGGATGCTGGCGCACGCCGTGCCCCCGGACGCCGGCTCCGACCCGTGGCTGGACCTGCTCTCGCTCCCGGCGGAGACGCTCACCGGCCTGCCGCCCACGCTGCTGGTCACGGCGGACCGCGACGTCCTCCGCGACCAGGCCGAGGCGCTGGGCCACCATCTCGCCACCGCGGGCGTGCCGGTCACCACCACCCGGTACCCCGGCGTCATGCACGGTTTCCTGGCGGCGATTCCGCTGCTCGACGCCGCCCAGCGGGCCGTGGCCGAGTGCGCCGCGCACCTCCGCCGCGCCTTCGCCGCGCTGCCCACCACCCCCTGATCGATTCCGCGCGGCGAGGCCTTGACCATAGGTTGATCATTTATCTATGGTGGGCGGCGTGAAAGCGATGAGGGAACCGACGTTCTTGATCCTCACCGCGCTGGCCGAGGGGCCGCGGCACGGTTACGGCATCCTCCAGGAGGTCGCGGAGCTGAGCGGCGGGCGGGTGCGGCTGCTCACCGGGACGCTCTACACCGCGCTGGACCGGCTCACCGCGGAGGGCATGGTCACGCTGGACCGGGAGGCGGTGGTGGACGGGCGCCTCCGGCGGTACTTCCGGCTCACCGAGGCGGGCCGGGCCGCGGTCACGGCGGAGACCGCGCGGCTGCGCGACCTGGCCACCGCGGCGGAGCGCCGGCTCGGCACGGCGCGGCGATCGGTGCGGCCGGCATGAGCGACGGCGACCGCCTCCTGCGGCGGCTGATGATCTGTTACCCGCGGGACTATCGGCGGGAGCGCGGCGAGGATCTGCTGGCCACCATGGTGCAGGCGGCCGGCGGGCGCACGCGGCCGACCGCGCGGGAGGCGCTCAACCTGGTCGCGCACGGCCTGCGGGCCCGGATCGGCCGGCCGGCCAGCCGGACCGTGGTCGCGTGGGTGCTGGTCGCGGCCGTGATCGGTGGGCTGTACGCCGGGTCGTTCGGTGCGTGGCGCACGACGTACGCCGGGCCGGGGGCGCCGGCCGGCCAGGTCCTGATCGAGGAGAGCGTGCCCGGGGTGGAGATCTCCGCCGTGGACACGCGGGACGACCGCACCCTCCTGGGCTGGGTGCCGCCGGTCAGCACGGCCGACCGTCGGCCGATGGCGGCGCTGACCGTGAGGACCGACCTGGACTCGCTCGCGGCGGGCCTGCGCGCCGACGGCTGGACCGTGCGGTCGTCGGAAACGGTGCTGGCCACCCGCGACGGGCTGGCGCTCACCGCGACCCGGACCGGGACCGACGGGGTGACGGACGTGCGGATCGACGCGGCGACGGCGTGGCTGGCGTGGCCGGCCGGGATCGCGAGCGGGCTGCTCGGGGGCGTGCTCGCCTTCCTGGCGGTGGCGTGGGCCGCGCGCCGGACCGGGCCCGGGCACCCGATGCGCGTGGTGGTCAACGTCTTCTTCGGGATCGCGATGGCGGTGTGGTGGGCGCCGGTGCTGGCCGGCGTGTCGCGCCGGTTCGGCGGGGAGGCGTGGATCGCGCGCGTGTTCCAGGACTGGCCGAGCCCGCCGGAGGCGGCCATGCTCGGCGTGGTGGGCGCGGCGGCGGCGCTGGGCGGGCTGGCGCTGGCTACCATTCCGCCCCGTGCGGAGCAGCGACGGGCCGGCGCATGAGGTGCGGCGGCTCTACCGGGATCGGGCGGCGGAGGCCGGCGGGCGCTGGCATGCGCTGATCACGCATCGCGGGACGCCGGTGGTGGACGACGACGCGGACGCGGTGCTGCGCGGATACAGCGTGCAGAAGCTGGCGGTCGCGGTGGCGGTGCTGGACGCGGTCGACCGGGGCCGGTTCGGGCTGGACCACCTGGTCGACGTGCCGGCCGGGATCGTGCTGCCGGGCAGCGGGATCTACGCGTTGCAGACCGTGTGGGGCGACCGGGTCACGGTGGCGAACGTGCTCACCGCGATGCTGCTGGTCTCGGACAACACCGCGGTACGGCTGTGCGGCCGGCTGGTCCCGGCGCGGGAGATCAACGAGATCCTGGCGGCCAAGGGCTTCGCCCGCACGCGGGTCGAGCCGGTCGAGGACCCGCACCGGTTCTTCCTGGGCGTGACCACGCCGCGGGAGACGCACGACCTGCTCACCCGGCTCGCCGGGGGCACGCTGCTGTCGCCGGCCGGCTCCGCGTTCATGCTGGGCGTGCTGCGCGGGCTGAGCGGATACCACGACGGCGTACGGCGGGAGATGTCGTCCGAGCAGCGGTCCCGGGTGGCGAGCAAGTACGGCGCGGACTGGGAGGACGGCTTCGCCTCCCGGCACGAGGCGGGCGTGGTGTTCGACCGGTCGGGCCGGCCCGCGCTGGTGTTCAGCCTGTTCGCGGACCGGCTCGGCGACGTGCTCAACTACGGCGGCACGCACCCGGCCGTGCGGGCGCACGCGGCGCTGGGGCCGGCGCTCATGCGCCTCGCCGACTGACCGCGTCCACCAGCCGCTGGCAGGGGCCGGCCAGGTTCCACTTCTCGGCCAGCGCGAAGAGCGCGTCCGCGTCGACCGGCGCCGGCGGCAGCGCGAACGAGGAGGACGGCAGCGGCACGTCCGTCGCGACCCGCACCACCGGGCCGGCGGCCCGCAGGTAGTCGCGGGCGGCGGCGAGCTTGGTGCGCAGGCCCGCGGCGAACCCGGCGGCCGGGTCGTCCAGCGCGGCCAGGATGTCCTCGATGCCGCCGTAGCGCTCGACGAGCCGCGCCGCGGTCTTCTCGCCGACGCCGGCCACGCCGGGCAGGCCGTCGCTCGGGTCGCCGCGCAGCGCCGCGAAGTCCGCGTACCGCTGGGGTGACACGCCGTACTTGGCGCGCACCAGCTCCTCGTCCGCGTCGTCCAGCTTGGCCACGCCGCGGCCGCAGTAGAGCAGCCGGGTGCCGCGCGCGTCGTCGACCAGCTGGAACAGGTCGCGGTCGCCGGAGACCACCTCGACCGGACCCGGCTGGGTGACCGCGAGCGTGCCGAGCACGTCGTCGGCCTCGTAGCCGTCCACCCCGAACGCCGGGATGCCGACCGCGGCCAGCAGTTCGAGGATGACCGGGATCTGCGGCACGAGCGTGTCCGGCACCTCCTCGACGGACGGCGCGACCGCGACCCGGTGCGCCTTGTACGACGGGATCAGCGCCACCCGCCACTCCGGCCGCCAGGACGCGTCCAGCGCGCAGACCACCCGGTCCGGCCGGCGCGTGCGGATCAGCGTGGCCAGCATGTCGGTGAAGCCGCGCACCGCGTTGACCGGGCTGCCGTCCGGCGCGCGGGCGGCCGACTCCGGGATGCCGAAGTAGGCGCGGAAGTACAGGCTGGGCGCGTCGACGGCGAGCAGCGGTGGCTGGTTCACACCCGTCACACTAGCCAACATGGGAAGGTGATCCTCAGGAGGATGGAAAGCGTATCAACGGTTGTCGTTAGATGAATGGACAGTGACGTTGCGGCATCTCCAGGGCGAAAGCTTCTCACACAAAGGCCCCCCGGTCGCCACGGTGGAACCGAGCCAACCTATTGTCTGCGGGTGTCCCCGCCTCCTACCTCTCGGGCCGTTACCGTGACCGCGAACAGCGCCGCAGAAGCCCCGCAGACCGACCGACGGCCGCTGCGCATCGGCATGATCGTGATCAGTCAGTACGAGTCCGATCCCCGCGTCCGCCGTCAGGCCGAGGCGCTGGTCGCCCGCGGCGACGAGGTGACCGTGCTCGCCCTGCACGCCGAGGGCCGTCCGCGTGAGGACGTGGTCGAGGGCGTGCGCGTGATCCACCTCCCGGTGAAGAAGTACCGCGGCTCGTCCGCCAAGGCCTACCTCGGGCTGTACGGCTCGTTCGGCGCCCGCGCCACCGCCTGGCTGACCCGGCACCCGCGCCGCTTCGACGTGCTCCAGGCGCACTCGATGCCGGAGGCGCTGGTCTTCGCGGGCATGGCGCAGCGGCTGGCCGGCGTGCCGCTGCTGCTCGACGTGCACGACCTGACCAGCAAGCTGTTCGCGGCCAAGTTCGAGGGCAAGAGCGCGATCATGTCCGGCGTGCGGCTCTCCGAGCGCGCCGCGCTGCGCTTCGCCACCGAGGTCATGACCGTGCACGAGGAGTACGCGGACCTGGTCCGCGCGGACACGAGGAAGCCGGTCTCGGTGGTGATGAACTGCCCCGACGAGCGCCTCTTCAGGCCGCGCCCGGAGCCGCTGCGCTGGGACCCGGACGGCGAGGTCGTCTTCAGCTACCACGGCCTGATCGCGCCGCGGCACGGCCTGGTCAACGTGGTCAAGGCGCTCAAGGACGTGCGCGAGTCGATGCCCGGCGCGCGCGTGCAGATACGGGGCGGCGGCGACGGCATCGACGAGGTGGCCGCCACCGCGCGGGAGCTGGGCGTCGAGGACGCGGTGGACCTGCCCACCGGGCTCTACTCGATGACCGAGATCGTCGGCGAGCTGGCGAACGTGCACATCGGCCTGGTCCCGAGCATGCTGGACCCGTGGACCGAGGGCGTGCTCCCCACCAAGCTGCTGGAGTACTCCGCGCTCGGCGTCCCGTGCATCACGTTCCGGAACCCGGTGATCGAGCGGTACTTCCCGGAGGACGCGGTCACCTACGTCGACCCGGCCACGCCGGAGACGCTGCGCGAGGCCATGATCGCGCTGGCCAAGGACCCGGACCGCGCGCTGGCGCAGGCCGCCCGCGCCGCGACGGTGATGGAAGGGCTGCGCTGGAGCGCGCAGAAGGAGATCTACTTCAGCGTCATCGATCGGCTGGCGGCCCGGAAGAACCGTGGTTGAGCAGGCGACCGAGGAGCGGCCGGCGGCGGCCCCCCGGATGATGCGCAGCGGGGCGGCCAGCCTCGCCGCGCTCGTCGCGCTGGGGCTCACCCGGCTCGTCCACGGCGCGCTGGTCGCGCGGGCCACCGAGCCGGAGACGTACGGCCTGGTCGGCTCGCTGGTCGCGGTCAGCACGATCGCCAGCCTGCTGCTGCCGGCCGGCCTGGCCAGCGCCGCGTCCCGGTTCATCCCGTTCCAGCAGGGCCGGGGCGACCAGGGCGCGGTCGGCGCGGTCGACCGGATGCTCTCCCGCCTGGGCCTGGCCGGCGCGGCCGTCCTCGGCGCCGGCGCGGGCGCGGTCGCCGCGTTCGTCTACGACCTCGGTGCGCTGGACGTGCTGCAGGTCGTGCTGCTCTGCGTGACGTTCTGCGCGTACACCGTGCAGAAGGCCACGCTCTACGCGTTCGGCGAGGTCGCGCACTACGCGAAGCTGGAGCTGGCTTCCTCGGTGCTGGCCGTCGGCAGCACCGTGGCGGTGGTCCTGGCCGGCGTGCCGCTCTACCTGCTCCCGCTCGCGCTCGGCTACGGCCTCTTCGGCCTGGCCGGCTGGGCCCGGCTGCGCAGAACCAGATCCGAGATCCGCCGGGGGTACGGCCGGGGCGCCGTCCCGGACCGCCGGGAGATCTGGATCTACATCGCGCTCGCCTGCGTCGGCACGGTCTGCGCGAGCGGCTTCCTCCAGGGCACGCAACTGCTGGCCGGCGCGTTCGCCTCGCGCGAGGCGGTGGCCTACTTCGCCGCCTCGGTCACACTGGTCGCGCCGTTCTACTTCCTGCCCCGCGCGCTCGGCATGGTGCTGTTCCCGGCGATGGCCAGGGCGCACGGCGCCGGCGACGCGGAGGCGGTGCGCGCCCAGGCGGACATCTCCACCCGCGCGCTGCTGGCCGCGCTCGCACCGCTCTTCGTGGGCGCGATCCT
It encodes:
- a CDS encoding 5'-3' exonuclease; this translates as MLASVTGVNQPPLLAVDAPSLYFRAYFGIPESAARAPDGSPVNAVRGFTDMLATLIRTRRPDRVVCALDASWRPEWRVALIPSYKAHRVAVAPSVEEVPDTLVPQIPVILELLAAVGIPAFGVDGYEADDVLGTLAVTQPGPVEVVSGDRDLFQLVDDARGTRLLYCGRGVAKLDDADEELVRAKYGVSPQRYADFAALRGDPSDGLPGVAGVGEKTAARLVERYGGIEDILAALDDPAAGFAAGLRTKLAAARDYLRAAGPVVRVATDVPLPSSSFALPPAPVDADALFALAEKWNLAGPCQRLVDAVSRRGA
- a CDS encoding PadR family transcriptional regulator, which codes for MREPTFLILTALAEGPRHGYGILQEVAELSGGRVRLLTGTLYTALDRLTAEGMVTLDREAVVDGRLRRYFRLTEAGRAAVTAETARLRDLATAAERRLGTARRSVRPA
- a CDS encoding serine hydrolase, whose product is MRSSDGPAHEVRRLYRDRAAEAGGRWHALITHRGTPVVDDDADAVLRGYSVQKLAVAVAVLDAVDRGRFGLDHLVDVPAGIVLPGSGIYALQTVWGDRVTVANVLTAMLLVSDNTAVRLCGRLVPAREINEILAAKGFARTRVEPVEDPHRFFLGVTTPRETHDLLTRLAGGTLLSPAGSAFMLGVLRGLSGYHDGVRREMSSEQRSRVASKYGADWEDGFASRHEAGVVFDRSGRPALVFSLFADRLGDVLNYGGTHPAVRAHAALGPALMRLAD
- a CDS encoding alpha/beta hydrolase fold domain-containing protein, whose translation is MLSYSTGPGDLDRMVADGHAVVERQLQHLAAGRGDRRVLADQVSYELARQTDAEERVLCPALARTGAAEEARHLRDENRRLKELLVVIQQSEPGDPEFEEAVTELITDVRQHAAEEEDEYLPRLRHRLGPERMPELGRDWLAAMRAAPARPHPYGPAGALGHRLTDPAAAVVDRLRDRVSGRRDVLATDPSGLLDPQAQRLMDAFAALHPAPLETLTVGRARRRPGLAAAVRALVPDHVPEPVGDVRTVPMHGGPPLRVYHPSGGQAERLPVIVWAHGGGWVLPETAETDTICRALTNRTGAIVVCPEYRLAPENPFPAAFEDVRGTYHWLERHAQVLGGDPGRIALAGESTGATMAAATAWNLRLTHGTLPVALLLVHPLATIAPHGDSMISEADAKPLTRTALSWMLAHAVPPDAGSDPWLDLLSLPAETLTGLPPTLLVTADRDVLRDQAEALGHHLATAGVPVTTTRYPGVMHGFLAAIPLLDAAQRAVAECAAHLRRAFAALPTTP
- a CDS encoding glycosyltransferase; translation: MSPPPTSRAVTVTANSAAEAPQTDRRPLRIGMIVISQYESDPRVRRQAEALVARGDEVTVLALHAEGRPREDVVEGVRVIHLPVKKYRGSSAKAYLGLYGSFGARATAWLTRHPRRFDVLQAHSMPEALVFAGMAQRLAGVPLLLDVHDLTSKLFAAKFEGKSAIMSGVRLSERAALRFATEVMTVHEEYADLVRADTRKPVSVVMNCPDERLFRPRPEPLRWDPDGEVVFSYHGLIAPRHGLVNVVKALKDVRESMPGARVQIRGGGDGIDEVAATARELGVEDAVDLPTGLYSMTEIVGELANVHIGLVPSMLDPWTEGVLPTKLLEYSALGVPCITFRNPVIERYFPEDAVTYVDPATPETLREAMIALAKDPDRALAQAARAATVMEGLRWSAQKEIYFSVIDRLAARKNRG
- a CDS encoding lipopolysaccharide biosynthesis protein, encoding MVEQATEERPAAAPRMMRSGAASLAALVALGLTRLVHGALVARATEPETYGLVGSLVAVSTIASLLLPAGLASAASRFIPFQQGRGDQGAVGAVDRMLSRLGLAGAAVLGAGAGAVAAFVYDLGALDVLQVVLLCVTFCAYTVQKATLYAFGEVAHYAKLELASSVLAVGSTVAVVLAGVPLYLLPLALGYGLFGLAGWARLRRTRSEIRRGYGRGAVPDRREIWIYIALACVGTVCASGFLQGTQLLAGAFASREAVAYFAASVTLVAPFYFLPRALGMVLFPAMARAHGAGDAEAVRAQADISTRALLAALAPLFVGAILLAPEVLTIYGSGVYADGAPILRLMLAGTYLAVVPVAAVNSLSSGEHVRVPTLAAVAGASTGLVAVALLSGPFGATGVAGGYVLGTAITAGIPLVTAWRLLRMSWFGPVLRALSVVGSALVLAAVLDHLDVGAVLDVTAALLGAAIGASVLAGDLRKLWRDGRGRPATPGSGDAA